TCCCGCACGACGAAGACATCACCAAACTCGACACTCGGTCCCCGCGCCATCGCGGCCTCCTTCGGAGTCCGCGCCGAGCACACGTGGGTAGGGGCGAAGTGCCCTCCCGCCGTCGCGCTGCGGGGCTGGGAACGGGCTCGCCGTTACGGCTACTCCGGTCAGCTTCCCGCGTCAAACTGACCCACTACCGATGGCTGACCCCGTGGACACCGTACCCATCACGGGGCAGGCTTCTTGCGGCTCATGACGAAAGCCACCCCTCTCGCGCCCAGCCCGGCCGAAGCGGCGGCCGCGACGGAGCGGCTCGCCGCCTGGGTCATCGGCGCGCTGACTGCCATCGTCATCGCGGGCGTCGCCCTCGTCATCTACGTGCCGCGCGTCGGCCGCGCGGGCGGGTCGTCCTGGCTTCCCGAGATCAACGCCTCGCTCAACGCCACAGCGACGATCCTCCTCAGTACCGGGTACGTGCTCATCCGACGCCGCCGCATCGGCGCTCACCGGGCGTGCATGATCGCCGCCTTCGCCGCCTCCTCCCTCTTCCTCATCACCTACCTGATCCACCACGCCCGCGTGGGCTCGGTCCCCTTCCACGGTCCGGCGTGGCTGCGCCCCGTCTACCTGGGGCTTCTCGTCCCACATATCGTGCTGGCGGCGCTCGTGGTGCCGCTGGCGCTGACGACTATCCACCGCGCCGGGTGCGGCCGCTTCGACCGTCACCGGCGGCTGGCGCGGGTGACGCTGCCCATCTGGCTCTACGTCTCGGTCAGCTGCGTCCTCGTGTACGTCCTCCTCTACCACTCCGGTCATTGAGCCCCGGACTTTGCTGGTAATCGTCCTTTCGTGTATCAGGCGCCGCAAGGGAGGATTCGATGCCGAGACAGAGGAGCTTGCTGACGGTGATCCGGGACATGGTTCAGCAGGAAGTGCGCTCCGCGATCCAGTCGCTGCTCGGCAGCATCTCCACGGGGAAGACGAAGCCGAAGAACCGTCGGCGCCGTCGCAGGCGTCGGCGTGGTTCAGGCCGTCCACCGGGATCGAAGAACAAGGCGGCCTGATGGCGAAGGTCGAGGAAGCCTGGACGCAGTTGGCGACCCGCATCCCGAAGGAGCTTCATTATCGCCTGAAGCTGCACTGCGTGATGCACGACATCGCGCTCATGTACTTCGTGACGGAGGCGGTTGAAGAGAAGCTTGGAAGGAAAGTGCGGCCGAAGAAGGGGACGAGCTAGCCAGCCGCAAAATTGCGCAAATCGCTCAGGGCGCCTTCTAGCCCTGCGCCTCCGTCTCCTACCCGGGTGGG
This genomic stretch from Deltaproteobacteria bacterium harbors:
- a CDS encoding DUF420 domain-containing protein; translation: MTKATPLAPSPAEAAAATERLAAWVIGALTAIVIAGVALVIYVPRVGRAGGSSWLPEINASLNATATILLSTGYVLIRRRRIGAHRACMIAAFAASSLFLITYLIHHARVGSVPFHGPAWLRPVYLGLLVPHIVLAALVVPLALTTIHRAGCGRFDRHRRLARVTLPIWLYVSVSCVLVYVLLYHSGH